A window of Sorex araneus isolate mSorAra2 chromosome 3, mSorAra2.pri, whole genome shotgun sequence genomic DNA:
TTACCTGGGAAACCACTTGGCATGTTCCACCCAGGGGTCATCTCCAGACTCCCAGCACCTCAGCCCACCATCACAGCAAAAGCATTTGACATCGTCGCTGTGACCTACAATAATTCACGGGGAACCAAAACTTAGAATACGTGGAACTTGGCCCGATAGAAGGTACCGTGATAGAACCATGCTGAGCATTTCCTTCTGTTCTACGGTCACATTTCTTACCCACGTAATAAAAACCTGCACTGGCGAGCTGCTCGGGATGGACTGGGACGCTGGCCGGCCAGTGGCAGAAGGTCCTGAGGCGGGCTGCATGCGTCTGTAGGCTCAGGTTGGAAACGGTGTAGGGGGCCGAGGCGTGAAGCTGGTTTTCTAGAAACGGGCAGTTGGGAAAGTGCCTCAGGTGCTCTGACATGGCATCATCCTTGGGTTCCCAGTTGCTCAGTTTGACACCACAGGCGAAGCAGGCCACCCTGTCTCCGGGCCCGATGTAATAGAAGCCTGCTTTGGCCAGGTCTGCGGGTGACAGAAAGGCCAAGGGCCACGTCCTGAATGTCAGCAGCCGGGCTTTCTCGGTGCCCATTGCACCGGGGGAGGGCCCCATCCCTGGGGAACAGAGGTCCTGATTTGGTCTAGAGTTCACCGGGTTTGATGGAAAGCTTGAATAAGAGCCACTGAAATAGCCACTGTTTTCCCAACTTGGGAGCAGGGAATGTGTGGAATCGGGCTCCAAAGGAGAAGTCGGATGGACAGAGGCCCCAGGGCTGAGGGAGGAATTTAGATTCTGGATAAAGCTGCAGCTGGGGTACAGCTTCCGATGCTTTTCCACAGGTTTGTCTCCTTGTTTCCAATTATCCAGCATCAGGCCACAGCAGAAGCATCTGACCTTGTCCATCGAACCGGTGTAATAAAAGCCCGCTCGAGCCAGGCTCCTTTCCGAGACAGGCACACCAGGCGGGAAGGTGGAGAACGTGGACATCCGGTAGAGCTCACAGGAAAAGTCATATTTCAGTTCAAATGTGGCGGCGCTCTTCATCAAGTTTGATAAGAATTCGCTGCTTTCTACTATGTTCATGatgaaagggaggggaggaaaagggacTAGCCTTCCTCTGGGGAGGTAGTTTTGTGCATGCTTTTGAGTTTCTTCATTTGTGTCCAAGGGTAAATCCCTGGAGAGGAAATCTTTCCTCCTTTTTACTTCCCTGTGTGCCGGGTTTCAGCATGGTGACATTCTCGAGAACACTGGTCTACTTCAAGGGGCAGTCTTATGCTGTTCCACACGGCACGGTGCCTGGCATAAAAACCCAAACCCTTTCTAGAGGTGACCGTGCGCTGGGATCTCATGACACCACTTGAGTCGActtctctacatcactaaacaGATTTGGGGGCGTTCAGCCAGCCTGAAGATAAAGTGTGTGACTCACATAGGCCGTTTGTTCTCAGGGCGGAAAGCAGGGCTTTCTCTGGGATCtccagaaaaaatattcaaactatGTGTGTCTTGCTTTTTTTAAGCCGTGAGATTTtgtagtcagaaaaaaaaaaagagcacagggTCTAcctcaaaaaaggaaaggaatgcaCAAAAATCCTATGATGCATGTTTGACCATCTGTGTTACCAAGAGCTATCTTAGAACTGCATGTCATGTTTTTATTGGTAGCATTATTTCCCAGAGATTAACAAAATGGTAGTGTGTCTTATAACTTATTACATCGTAGACACAATGAAATATAGTCTATACTGAGCTGTTCAGTGTCATTTTTCTTCTACAATCATTTtagggggttgttttgtttgggggccactcctgatggtgcttggggctgaGTAACTttgatagaaagaagaaaacaaactaaaattttcCTCCAAATGAAGAGTACAGGTGGTAACAATATAGGCTGATCCTATAGAAGCAATCTAGTATTGATCTACACGGCCTAAGGCCCCGTTTCAAGACGGATTGGAAAGCAAGTAACTTCTCATTGATAGTCAAGATTCTTGTGATATCATTAGAGGCCAGAAAATTAagcattctatttaaaataagatattagaATATCTGCTCAAGTGGTGTTCTGGGCTCAGGTTCATGCTGTGGAGGGCCAAAATCAAATCTCCTCTAATAaaggattcatttttaaaaactataaaaattcaaaGCATGAGATTGTAGGCTAAGATGGACAAAGCATACCAATTTGGCTTGTGTCAGAAATTATTACACACAGACAGCATTCCCTGAACCAGGACTTATtacaacacaaaaaaataatgataaatctGCTTTGTCATAATCCACCAAATTTAGGATTACTCAGTTATGATTCTAAGTTCTGCATCAATCATATCAGCAATGACCAATAAAAAgtcatacttttttttctcagtgaCAATTTCCTGGGTGGCAGAGATAATGGGATTCTCTGGTGCAGACTTTAATGCTTTAATTTGAGGTGGCAAGAGAAATAGATCTCAATATCTGTGACTATTTCCTTCAAAGTTATGAGGCCTGACTTCTAGTCTCCTTCATTGCTCAAAACTgttacgtgtttttttttttttaaaaaagtcaactTCCCATTGTGCATTATTGCCTTTGTAAATTTT
This region includes:
- the LOC101546443 gene encoding baculoviral IAP repeat-containing protein 3, translated to MNIVESSEFLSNLMKSAATFELKYDFSCELYRMSTFSTFPPGVPVSERSLARAGFYYTGSMDKVRCFCCGLMLDNWKQGDKPVEKHRKLYPSCSFIQNLNSSLSPGASVHPTSPLEPDSTHSLLPSWENSGYFSGSYSSFPSNPVNSRPNQDLCSPGMGPSPGAMGTEKARLLTFRTWPLAFLSPADLAKAGFYYIGPGDRVACFACGVKLSNWEPKDDAMSEHLRHFPNCPFLENQLHASAPYTVSNLSLQTHAARLRTFCHWPASVPVHPEQLASAGFYYVGHSDDVKCFCCDGGLRCWESGDDPWVEHAKWFPRCEYLVRIKGQEFISRVQANYPHLLEQLLSTSENPEDEIAESPILHFGPGETPSEDAVMMNTPVVKAALEMGFSRRLVRQTVQSQILTAGENYKTVSDLVVDLLNAEDEIREEEKERAAEEKESDDLLLIRKNRMALFQHLTCVLPILDSLLTARVITEQERDVIKQKTQTSLQARELIDTVLVKGNSAAAIFKSTLQETDLTLYRHLFVQQDMKYVPTEDVSDLPVEEQLRRLQEERTCKVCMDKEVSVVFIPCGHLVVCKDCAPALRKCPICRGIIKGTVRTFLS